A stretch of Bordetella genomosp. 13 DNA encodes these proteins:
- a CDS encoding RNA polymerase sigma factor — MDDPSGADDESLMQAYGARGDTVAFDTLYARHRARLYRYLLRGIGNPQQADDLFQETWSRVIDARARYRPEARFTTWLLQIAHNLLVDAYRRQPGRKTVDDAEAVLAQLPAAEHEQPEQQLSQFQARRSLQSAIERLPDEQRLALLMKWEHDLSVEDIAQATGTARETVKSRLRYAIRRIRDELGVSSRSDA, encoded by the coding sequence ATGGATGATCCCTCCGGCGCCGACGACGAATCGCTGATGCAGGCCTACGGCGCACGCGGCGACACCGTCGCCTTCGACACGCTGTACGCGCGCCACCGGGCCCGCCTGTACCGATACCTGCTGCGCGGCATCGGCAATCCGCAACAGGCCGACGACCTGTTCCAGGAAACGTGGAGTCGCGTCATCGATGCCCGCGCGCGCTATCGTCCCGAAGCCCGCTTCACCACGTGGCTGCTGCAGATCGCGCACAATCTGCTGGTGGACGCCTACCGCCGGCAGCCCGGCCGCAAGACAGTGGACGACGCCGAGGCCGTGCTGGCGCAACTGCCCGCGGCCGAGCACGAACAGCCCGAGCAGCAGCTGTCGCAGTTCCAGGCCCGGCGCAGCCTGCAGTCGGCCATCGAGCGCCTGCCCGACGAACAGCGCCTGGCCCTGCTGATGAAATGGGAGCACGACCTGAGCGTGGAAGACATCGCGCAGGCCACCGGTACCGCGCGCGAGACCGTCAAATCGCGGCTGCGCTACGCCATCCGCCGCATACGCGACGAATTGGGCGTCTCTTCAAGGAGCGACGCATGA
- a CDS encoding SDR family oxidoreductase — protein sequence MKDKCVLVTGATKGIGWALTQRLTDLGCHVVGIARNTADVDFPGYLYACDLSDAGRTEEVLREIRDKFPVDAVVNNVGVVSPQPLGEIDLATLYRVIDLNVRVAVQVTQAFVESMKVRRTGRIVNICSRAIEGSYDRTSYSAAKSALVGCTRTWALELAEYGVTVNAVAPGPIETELFRHNHPAGGDAEKRALASIPMKRLGTPAEVAAAIAFLLSDEAGFITGQVLGVDGGGSLGGR from the coding sequence ATGAAGGACAAATGCGTGCTGGTGACCGGTGCCACCAAGGGCATCGGCTGGGCGCTGACCCAGCGGCTTACCGACCTGGGCTGCCACGTCGTGGGCATCGCGCGCAATACCGCCGATGTGGATTTCCCGGGCTATCTGTATGCGTGCGACCTGTCCGATGCCGGGCGTACCGAAGAAGTGCTGCGCGAGATCCGCGACAAGTTTCCGGTGGACGCGGTGGTGAACAATGTGGGCGTGGTGTCGCCGCAGCCGCTGGGCGAGATCGACCTGGCCACGCTGTACCGCGTCATCGACCTGAACGTGCGCGTGGCCGTGCAGGTCACCCAGGCCTTCGTCGAGTCGATGAAGGTTCGCCGCACCGGGCGCATCGTCAACATCTGCAGCCGGGCCATCGAGGGCTCGTACGACCGCACCAGTTATTCCGCCGCCAAGAGCGCGCTGGTGGGCTGTACGCGCACGTGGGCGCTGGAACTGGCCGAGTACGGCGTCACGGTCAATGCGGTGGCGCCGGGGCCGATCGAGACCGAGCTGTTCCGTCATAACCATCCCGCCGGCGGCGATGCCGAGAAGCGCGCGCTGGCCTCCATCCCCATGAAGCGCCTGGGCACGCCGGCCGAGGTGGCGGCCGCGATCGCCTTCCTGCTTTCGGATGAGGCCGGCTTCATCACCGGACAGGTGCTGGGCGTGGACGGCGGCGGGTCGCTGGGCGGCCGCTGA
- the alr gene encoding alanine racemase, with translation MPRPITASISISALRHNLATVRRHLDHAAALTGATPASIWAVIKANAYGHGIERAVSGFSAAQGLAMLDLDEAVRCREAGWGGPVLLLEGFFQPADLDIVDRYHLTCTVHSSEQLAMLAAARLSRRVDVMVKLNSGMNRLGFAPEDYAQAHARAGQLQRQGILGSVGRMTHFACADGAPGVADQLETFARATEGLSDGPVSVCNSAATLRYPETAHAGAGGPHWVRPGICLYGASPFDDVSAASYGLRPAMSLRSEIIAVQQVPAGQAIGYGATFRTEQLMRIGVVACGYADGYPRHAGTGTPVTVAGVPTRVVGRVSMDMLMVDLAPVPAAGVGAPVALWGEGGPSVDDVARAAGTIGYELLCAVAPRVPVLTRP, from the coding sequence ATGCCGCGTCCCATCACCGCCTCCATCTCCATCTCCGCGCTGCGCCACAACCTGGCCACGGTACGACGCCACCTGGACCATGCCGCGGCGCTCACCGGCGCCACGCCGGCTTCCATCTGGGCCGTCATCAAGGCCAACGCCTATGGGCATGGCATCGAACGCGCGGTGTCCGGATTCTCGGCGGCGCAAGGCCTGGCCATGCTGGACCTGGACGAGGCGGTGCGCTGCCGCGAGGCCGGCTGGGGTGGCCCGGTGCTGCTGCTCGAAGGCTTCTTCCAGCCGGCGGATCTCGACATCGTCGACCGCTATCACCTCACCTGTACCGTGCACTCGAGCGAACAGTTGGCCATGCTGGCCGCCGCGCGCCTGTCGCGCCGCGTCGACGTCATGGTCAAGCTCAACAGCGGCATGAACCGCCTGGGCTTCGCGCCCGAAGACTATGCGCAGGCCCACGCGCGCGCCGGGCAGCTGCAGCGCCAGGGCATTCTGGGCTCGGTCGGGCGCATGACGCACTTCGCGTGCGCCGACGGCGCGCCCGGCGTGGCCGACCAGCTCGAGACCTTCGCCCGGGCCACCGAAGGACTGTCCGATGGGCCGGTCAGCGTCTGCAATTCCGCCGCCACGCTGCGCTATCCCGAGACCGCGCACGCCGGGGCCGGCGGACCGCACTGGGTGCGCCCGGGCATCTGCCTGTATGGCGCCTCGCCGTTCGACGACGTGTCCGCCGCCTCGTACGGGCTGCGTCCGGCCATGTCGCTGCGTTCCGAGATCATCGCGGTGCAGCAGGTGCCGGCCGGCCAGGCCATCGGCTATGGCGCCACGTTCCGCACCGAGCAGCTCATGCGCATCGGCGTGGTGGCCTGCGGCTATGCCGACGGCTATCCGCGCCATGCCGGCACGGGTACGCCCGTCACGGTGGCCGGCGTGCCCACCCGGGTGGTGGGCCGGGTTTCCATGGACATGCTGATGGTGGACCTGGCGCCGGTGCCCGCCGCCGGCGTGGGCGCGCCCGTGGCGCTGTGGGGCGAGGGCGGCCCGTCGGTCGACGACGTGGCGCGCGCCGCTGGCACCATCGGCTACGAGCTGCTGTGCGCCGTCGCGCCGCGCGTGCCGGTGCTGACGCGTCCCTGA